A stretch of DNA from Pseudomonas sp. HN11:
CTCCAAAATAGCCATCATCGAGCGGCGTTTGCGACCAGCGCCGGCCTCGACATGGGCAAAAAAGCCCCGCCCCAACAGAATGTCGGGGCGGGGCGCTTTTCGTCAGTGGGATGTGCCGAAGGTTTGACCCTTAGCGGAACATCGCGCTGATCGATTCTTCATTGCTGATACGGCGGACCGCCTCGGCAACAACCGGTGCGATATCCAGTTGACGGATACGCGCACAGGCTTGAGCGGCGGCGGACAACGGGATGGTGTTAGTCACCACCAGTTCGTCCAGCACGGAATTCTCGATGTTCTCGATCGCTCGGCCCGACAGCACAGGGTGTGTGCAGTAGGCGAAGACTTTAGCCGCACCGTGCTCTTTCAAGGCTTTGGCCGCGTGGCACAGGGTGCCGGCGGTGTCGACCATGTCATCAACCAGAATACAGGTACGCCCTTCGACATCACCGATGATATGCATCACTTCAGAGTGATTGGCTTTCTCACGGCGTTTGTCGATGATCCCGAGGTCCACGCCCAGGGATTTGGCAACGGCCCGTGCACGCACGACGCCACCAATGTCCGGGGACACGATCATCAGGTTTTCAAAGCGCTGGTCTTCAATGTCATCCACCAAGACCGGGGAGCCGTAGATGTTATCTACCGGAATATCGAAGAATCCCTGGATTTGGTCGGCGTGCAGGTCAACCGTGAGAACACGGTCGATACCTACCACGGTCAGCATGTCAGCAACGACTTTCGCGCTGATGGCCACGCGTGCGGAACGCGGACGGCGATCCTGACGGGCATAACCAAAGTAAGGGATTACAGCTGTGATTCGAGTCGCTGAGGAGCGGCGGAAGGCATCAGCCATCACGACGAGTTCCATCAGGTTATCGTTGGTCGGAGCGCAAGTCGGCTGAATAATGAAGACGTCTTTACCGCGAACGTTTTCATTGATCTCGGCAGTAATTTCGCCGTCGGAGAATTTACCGACAGAGATGTCACCGAGAGGGATATGCAGCTGACGTACAACACGCCGAGCCAGATCGGGGTTAGCATTCCCCGTAAAGACCATCATCTTGGACACGCGCAGTACCTAGAGGCTGAGGGTAACCTGGATGAGTATGGAAAATGGCAGGGGCGGCTGGATTCGAACCAACGCATGGCAGGATCAAAACCTGCTGCCTTACCGCTTGGCGACGCCCCTGTATCTGTTGCAACGAGTGCCTGACACTCGATTCCTTTAGAGCAGACTTTGCAGCTTGCGATGCAACATCGAAACGTTGCTTCCCTTTGCTACAAACCCTGTAAGGGTCTCTGTAAGAAGGGCCGAGACTTTATCAGCTTCAGCTTTGCTTGGGAAGCCCCCAAACACACAACTTCCAGTTCCGGTTAATTTTGCTTCGGTAAATTTACCTAACAAATTCAAAGCGTTACGTACCTCTGGATAACGCCTTGCTACAACCGGTAAGCAGTCATTTCGACTGTTTCCCTTGGGAACGGGGCGCACTTTAATGGGAGAAGAGTTACGTGTCAACAACGGATCTGAAAAAATTTCTGCTGTACTTACAGATACTTGCGGCACAAGCACGACATACCACGGCTCCTCCGGGTATTCCGGGCTGAGTTTCTCCCCCACGCCCTCGGCGAAAGCCGCGTGCCCACGCACGAAAACCGGGACGTCGGCGCCTAGCGTCAGGCCCAGTGCAGCCAGGCGATCATCGTCCCAGCCCAGTTGCCACAAGTGGTTCAGGCCAAGCAAGGTGGTCGCCGCATTCGAGCTGCCGCCACCGATTCCACCGCCCATGGGCAAGATTTTATCGATCCAGATATCGATGCCGAGTCGGCAACCGGATTGCGCCTGAAGTTTTTTTGCCGCCTTCACGATCAGGTTGCTGTCGTGAGGGACGCCTTCGAATTCGGTATGCAGCTTGATCACGCCATCGTCGCGCACGCTGAAGGTCAGTTCGTCGCCGTAGTCGAGAAATTGAAACAGCGTCTGCAGTTCGTGGTAACCGTCTTCACGCCGACCCAGAATGTGCAGCATCAGATTGAGTTTGGCCGGGGAGGGCAGGGTCAATGTTTGTACCGTCACGTTATTGCCCCAGCTTGCGCGGTTGCCAGTCCTTGATCACCAGTGTGACGTCAAGGTCGGGACCGTGCAGCTTGATGCGTTCAGGCAGCGAATAACCGCCTTGCTCCACATAGCTCAAATACTCCACCTGCCAGCCATCCTGTTCCAGCGTAGCCAGGCGGCTGTCGCCATTGAGGCTCAGACGACTTTTGCTGTCAGGCGCGGGCAGGCCGCGTACCCACCAGACCAAGTGAGACACCGGCAGCTTCCAGCCAATCTGCTCTTCCAGCAGCGCCTCCGGCGAGGTCGCTTCATAGCGTCCCTGATTGGCCACTTCGAGGCTGACTTGCCCCGGTCGACCGGTCAGGCGTGCCGCGCCACGACCCAGCGGGCCGGACAGGCGAATATCGTAGTAATCCTGGCGTTGCAGCCAGAACAAGGTGCCGCTGCCGGAATCCTTCGGCGCGCGAACCCCGACTTTGCCTTCGATCTGCCAACCGTCGATGCTGCTGAGCTGATCCTTGTGCTGCTTCCATTGCGCCGGGTTGCCCTGGCCTTCAACGGATTCACGGGCGCCGAAACCCGCGCAACCGGCGAGCAGGGCGATGAAGCTGAAAACGATAATGTGGCGCAAGAACATAAGCTTAAAGGGTCTCGGATCCGGTCAGGCGCTTGATGGTGCCGCGCAGGATGGGGCTTTCGGGTTGTTCCTTGAGGAATTTTTCCCAGATCTGGCGTGCTTCGCGCTGTTTGCCATTGGCCCACAGCACTTCGCCGAGGTGAGCGGCGACTTCTTGGTCGGGGAAGCGCTCCAGTGCCTGGCGCAACAAACGCTCGGCTTCGTCGAGGTTGCCCAGGCGGTAATTCACCCAGCCCAGGCTGTCGAGTACGGCCGGATCTTCCGGATTGAGCATATGCGCTTGTTCGATCAGCACCTTGGCTTCGGCGTAACGCGTGGTACGGTCGGACAAGGTGTAGCCCAGGGCGTTGAGGGCCATGGCA
This window harbors:
- a CDS encoding ribose-phosphate pyrophosphokinase, with amino-acid sequence MSKMMVFTGNANPDLARRVVRQLHIPLGDISVGKFSDGEITAEINENVRGKDVFIIQPTCAPTNDNLMELVVMADAFRRSSATRITAVIPYFGYARQDRRPRSARVAISAKVVADMLTVVGIDRVLTVDLHADQIQGFFDIPVDNIYGSPVLVDDIEDQRFENLMIVSPDIGGVVRARAVAKSLGVDLGIIDKRREKANHSEVMHIIGDVEGRTCILVDDMVDTAGTLCHAAKALKEHGAAKVFAYCTHPVLSGRAIENIENSVLDELVVTNTIPLSAAAQACARIRQLDIAPVVAEAVRRISNEESISAMFR
- the ispE gene encoding 4-(cytidine 5'-diphospho)-2-C-methyl-D-erythritol kinase, whose protein sequence is MLHILGRREDGYHELQTLFQFLDYGDELTFSVRDDGVIKLHTEFEGVPHDSNLIVKAAKKLQAQSGCRLGIDIWIDKILPMGGGIGGGSSNAATTLLGLNHLWQLGWDDDRLAALGLTLGADVPVFVRGHAAFAEGVGEKLSPEYPEEPWYVVLVPQVSVSTAEIFSDPLLTRNSSPIKVRPVPKGNSRNDCLPVVARRYPEVRNALNLLGKFTEAKLTGTGSCVFGGFPSKAEADKVSALLTETLTGFVAKGSNVSMLHRKLQSLL
- the lolB gene encoding lipoprotein insertase outer membrane protein LolB, which gives rise to MFLRHIIVFSFIALLAGCAGFGARESVEGQGNPAQWKQHKDQLSSIDGWQIEGKVGVRAPKDSGSGTLFWLQRQDYYDIRLSGPLGRGAARLTGRPGQVSLEVANQGRYEATSPEALLEEQIGWKLPVSHLVWWVRGLPAPDSKSRLSLNGDSRLATLEQDGWQVEYLSYVEQGGYSLPERIKLHGPDLDVTLVIKDWQPRKLGQ